From a region of the Osmia lignaria lignaria isolate PbOS001 chromosome 1, iyOsmLign1, whole genome shotgun sequence genome:
- the LOC117606054 gene encoding uncharacterized protein LOC117606054, with translation MRSPSVPVCFVYVLLSALVLSTRSSAASSSDSNSTKVVVEEEDEDSLPEITLDEFKERYRRLIPYMTFYVANNYINGQTVMQSRESSSKDFQTNQLVRNNQPYVRINNLPKEGTNYRVNQEKKFIPSVQFDPRDVGGDNDYFTPVKYTSKYAYEDYSVPYHLYQDQKASYPEITTASSQIARKENRYYANVRPLRPYTTNGRDHLPRKQPAKPIHANVQDEYVLDYNVRPTGNPAINYPVKDIQGHRHVPPTYPDVQTLEPLPEEKQPPVLSQPRNPNVNLQQIVESFLLSERLPEMLNKDNLDNSLRTLVEILNILHNTKKEELPQIQAPPMIPPPRLPQKVHNYKPRPQTRPKVITESRFQATPNPLYLTDDPDRYKATKLSYEEEEKPKHSQQNYNTNGLINNKVVEYYIPVVQEIPSKEKEMFVSTIRPQTDGGPIDHSYAITEDLSDDVMQEERFTLPSVVTDSPSYGYTQPNEIPSSQKTSPQIKYGATRGKANVDYPAYSNIPVTSFSCKQQRYKGFFGDPETGCQVWHYCDLNGGKSSFLCPNGTIFSQVALTCDWWFNVKCETTTQLYVLNERLYKYILPVMPKFPEDFTGPEVDRYLELKFKEMEAKLKEKKLKKQQEEKEKQKDKSQTSKENE, from the exons TTTTATCTACGAGAAGTTCAGCAGCCTCTTCATCGGACTCCAACTCCACGAAAGTggtagtagaagaagaagatgaggaCTCGTTGCCGGAGATAACACTAGACGAATTCAAAGAAAGATACAGGCGACTGATACCATACATGACCTTCTACGTAGCCAACAATTACATTAATGGACAAACTGTAATGCAATCGCGAGAATCCTCGTCGAAAGACTTCCAAACGAATCAATTAGTTCGAAACAATCAACCATACGTCCGAATAAATAATCTACCAAAGGAAGGTACCAACTATCGCGTGAACCAAGAAAAGAAATTCATCCCTTCCGTGCAGTTTGATCCTCGCGACGTGGGTGGCGACAACGACTACTTCACCCCCGTGAAATACACGTCTAAATACGCTTACGAGGATTATTCTGTACCCTATCATCTGTATCAAGATCAAAAAGCATCCTACCCAGAAATAACAACGGCATCCAGCCAGATCGCACGAAAGGAGAACAGGTACTACGCAAACGTGAGACCATTACGACCTTACACGACAAATGGCAGAGATCACTTGCCGAGGAAACAACCGGCTAAACCGATACACGCTAACGTTCAAGACGAGTACGTGCTAGATTATAATGTCAGGCCAACCGGTAATCCCGCCATTAATTACCCGGTTAAAGACATCCAAGGACATCGACACGTCCCACCCACCTACCCCGATGTACAAACACTGGAACCATTACCAGAGGAGAAACAACCCCCGGTGTTATCTCAACCGCGAAATCCGAACGTGAATCTACAGCAGATTGTAGAAAGCTTTCTGCTGAGCGAAAGATTACCAGAGATGTTGAATAAGGACAACCTGGATAACAGTCTGAGGACTTTAGTCGAGATACTAAATATTCTTCATAATACAAAGAAAGAGGAGCTGCCTCAGATTCAGGCACCTCCTATGATACCTCCTCCAAGATTGCCACAGAAGGTACATAATTATAAGCCACGACCTCAAACGAGGCCTAAAGTGATAACTGAGAGTAGGTTCCAGGCGACGCCGAATCCTCTCTACCTAACTGATGATCCTGATCGTTATAAAGCCACCAAGTTATCGtacgaagaggaagagaagcCTAAACATTCTCAACAGAATTATAATACCAATGGTTTGATTAATAATAAAGTGGTGGAATATTATATTCCAGTGGTTCAGGAGATTCCGagtaaagagaaagaaatgtttGTATCAACAATTAGGCCTCAGACTGATGGAGGTCCTATTGATCATTCTTATGCTATCACAGAGGATCTCAGTGATGATGTTATGCAGGAGGAGAGATTCACTTTGCCATCAGTTGTTACTGATAGTCCAAGTTATGGTTACACACAGCCTAATGAAATTCCCAGCTCGCAGAAAACTAGCCCGCAGATAAAATATGGAGCTACCAGAGGGAAGGCTAATGTCGATTATCCGGCATATTCTAATATACCGGTTACGAGTTTCAGTTGCAAACAGCAGAGGTATAAGGGATTCTTTGGTGATCCAGAAACTGGATGCCAG GTATGGCACTACTGCGACCTCAACGGTGGTAAATCATCATTTTTATGCCCGAATGGCACCATATTCAGTCAGGTAGCATTAACCTGCGACTGGTGGTTCAATGTGAAATGCGAAACAACGACTCAATTATACGTACTGAACGAACGACTGTATAAATATATTCTACCGGTAATGCCAAAGTTCCCGGAAGACTTCACCGGGCCGGAAGTCGATCGTTACTTGGAGCTCAAGTTCAAAGAGATGGAAGCAAAATTGAAGgagaagaaattaaagaagcagcaagaagagaaggaaaagcAAAAAGATAAATCGCAAACCTCGAAAGAGAATGAATAA